A stretch of Lactuca sativa cultivar Salinas chromosome 6, Lsat_Salinas_v11, whole genome shotgun sequence DNA encodes these proteins:
- the LOC111901759 gene encoding LOW QUALITY PROTEIN: serine/threonine-protein kinase CTR1 (The sequence of the model RefSeq protein was modified relative to this genomic sequence to represent the inferred CDS: substituted 1 base at 1 genomic stop codon) → MQKLADYVGLPCRIARGCKYCVEDHRSSCLVKIQNDKSTREYVMDLIGQPGNMYNPDSSINGDILSSVPSPFQSSHLKEVEQVYVDRASISQVKSIEGGGGVCEEESSAVESKEMRCVPVPVPVPIDRNYRVCEMIETPKAVKYSSSEQLSDIDQGKSTIRSNSFPVTAPRYLTLEPSLAMDWLEIAWDDLHIKERIGAGSFGTVHRAEWHGSDVAVKVLTVQDFQDDQLKEFLREVSIMKRVRHPNVVLFMGVVTVRPHFSIVTEYLPRGSLFRLIHRPTAGEIMDQRRRIRMALDVAKGINYLHCLNPPIVHWDLKSPNLLVDKNXTVKVCDFGLSRFKANTFISSKSVAGTPEWMAPEFLRGEPSNEKSDVYSFGVILWELVTMQQPWNGLSPAQVVGAVAFQNRKLTIPINTPPALTSLMESCWADDPAQRPTFKSIVNSLKKLLKPPAQMGPP, encoded by the exons ATGCAGAAACTGGCAGACTATGTGGGACTACCTTGTCGCATAGCTCGAGGCTGCAAGTATTGTGTTGAAGATCATAGATCCTCATGCCTTGTCAAAATTCAAAACGATAAATCCACAAG GGAGTATGTAATGGATCTAATTGGGCAACCAGGAAACATGTATAATCCCGATTCATCAATAAATGGAGATATACTTTCTTCGGTGCCTTCACCATTTCAAAGCTCTCATTTGAAAGAAGTTGAACAAGTTTATGTGGACCGAGCATCCATTTCTCAAGTGAAGA GCATTGAAGGAGGAGGGGGAGTATGTGAGGAAGAAAGCAGTGCAGTAGAATCAAAGGAAATGAGATGTGTCCCGGTCCCAGTCCCAGTCCCAATTGATAGAAACTATAGAGTTTGTGAGATGATTGAAACGCCAAAAGCAGTGAAATACAGTAGTAGTGAGCAGTTATCAGATATTGATCAAGGCAAGAGTACAATTAGAAGCAATAGTTTTCCTGTGACTGCTCCAAGGTACTTGACCCTTGAGCCATCTCTTGCAATGGACTGGCTGGAGATAGCTTGGGATGACTTGCATATCAAGGAGCGTATTGGTGCTG GCTCTTTTGGGACAGTGCATCGAGCAGAGTGGCATGGATCG GATGTGGCAGTTAAGGTATTAACTGTCCAGGACTTCCAAGATGATCAGTTGAAGGAGTTTCTGAGGGAg GTTTCAATTATGAAACGAGTGCGGCATCCGAATGTGGTTCTGTTCATGGGTGTAGTGACTGTTCGCCCACATTTTTCAATAGTGACAGAGTACTTACCTAG GGGTAGTCTATTTCGTCTTATACATCGACCAACAGCTGGTGAAATTATGGATCAAAGGCGACGTATACGCATGGCTTTGGATGTG GCAAAGGGTATCAATTATCTTCATTGTCTTAATCCTCCAATCGTTCACTGGGATCTCAAATCTCCAAACTTATTGGTCGATAAAAACTAGACTGTCAAG GTTTGTGATTTTGGGTTATCCAGATTTAAAGCAAATACTTTCATATCATCAAAATCTGTTGCAGGAACA CCTGAATGGATGGCCCCTGAATTCCTGCGTGGTGAGCCCTCGAATGAAAAATCTGATGTTTACAGTTTCGGTGTCATCTTGTGGGAGCTCGTCACCATGCAGCAGCCATGGAACGGACTCAGCCCTGCCCAG GTTGTGGGAGCAGTGGCTTTCCAGAACAGGAAACTAACGATACCCATCAACACCCCTCCGGCATTAACTTCACTCATGGAATCATGTTGGGCCGA TGATCCTGCTCAACGCCCAACTTTTAAGAGCATTGTTAACTCTTTAAAGAAGTTGCTCAAGCCTCCAGCACAAATGGGACCTCCATGA